The proteins below come from a single Psychrobacter sp. FDAARGOS_221 genomic window:
- a CDS encoding mechanosensitive ion channel domain-containing protein produces the protein MTNNRTTEPTSKQKRLTIISRVLLSLIVSGSGMLPTYSASAAQEAEVAFAETSAAADVASESADDSSAAAETSEAAADTEEASADKSSAGDNGIDLGLAAEEDEPAANVPAAGTITEKDTVIETKPSAVNDSDIRQRISGIFSEIEGLKAINVSVNQGVVSLSGEVPNEKKAHQAISLANRVSDVVAVEDRINRTLDVQDNVTPVIATLKQQAFSLIKALPLLLVAIIVFASVAWFGGWLRRREQLWLRISPNPFVAELLSQTVKVAFIIVGLILALSLVGAEAIIGTLLGGAGVIGIAVGFAVKDSIENYIASLMLSIRQPFRARDFVDINGQEGVVVRLTSRATILMTSDGNHLRIPNSEVFKATIVNYSKNPERRFTFELGIDANDDPLAAIKVGLDAVCELDFALDTPKASAIITEVGESNIILQFQVWVDQTETDFSKARSIGIREVKHALENHGFSLPEPIYRLRFEDDVEDAIKQFNDDIYNDLNPSTETTQASETSKPVKVVKPSDELQKARAKQRAQQILAKADPDEILDTRPDPKLMQKVEEEIQDTSGDTDLLSHDSPQE, from the coding sequence ATGACAAACAATCGAACAACCGAACCAACAAGCAAGCAAAAGCGACTAACAATAATCAGCCGTGTGTTGTTATCATTGATCGTGAGCGGCAGTGGCATGCTGCCCACTTATAGCGCTTCGGCAGCACAAGAAGCTGAAGTCGCTTTTGCAGAAACGAGTGCAGCAGCAGATGTCGCATCAGAGAGTGCTGATGATTCAAGTGCCGCGGCTGAGACCAGTGAAGCAGCCGCTGATACTGAAGAGGCCAGTGCCGATAAGAGCAGTGCAGGCGATAATGGTATCGATCTTGGCTTAGCAGCAGAAGAGGACGAACCTGCCGCTAATGTACCTGCAGCTGGCACCATCACTGAAAAAGATACGGTCATTGAAACCAAGCCTAGCGCCGTCAATGACAGCGATATTCGTCAGCGTATCAGTGGTATCTTCTCTGAAATTGAGGGTCTAAAAGCCATCAATGTCAGCGTCAACCAAGGGGTCGTCAGTCTTAGCGGTGAAGTGCCCAATGAGAAAAAGGCGCATCAAGCCATTAGTCTTGCTAACCGAGTCAGTGATGTGGTAGCAGTGGAAGACCGCATTAATCGTACTCTGGATGTACAAGATAACGTCACCCCAGTGATTGCCACGCTTAAGCAGCAGGCGTTTAGTTTAATTAAAGCCTTGCCTTTGTTGTTGGTGGCCATCATTGTGTTTGCGTCAGTTGCTTGGTTTGGCGGATGGCTGCGACGACGTGAACAGCTTTGGCTGCGTATTAGCCCCAATCCTTTTGTTGCCGAGCTGTTGTCGCAAACGGTCAAAGTTGCTTTCATTATCGTTGGTTTGATATTGGCGTTAAGTTTGGTTGGTGCTGAGGCTATTATTGGTACCCTACTTGGCGGTGCAGGGGTGATCGGTATTGCGGTTGGTTTTGCGGTCAAAGACAGTATCGAGAACTATATAGCCTCGTTAATGCTGAGTATTCGCCAGCCGTTCCGTGCACGTGACTTTGTCGATATCAATGGCCAAGAGGGTGTCGTGGTGCGTCTGACCAGTCGTGCGACTATCTTAATGACGTCAGATGGTAACCACTTGCGTATTCCCAACTCAGAAGTGTTTAAAGCGACCATTGTTAACTACAGCAAAAACCCAGAGCGCCGCTTTACCTTTGAGTTGGGTATCGATGCCAATGACGATCCGCTAGCAGCAATCAAAGTGGGGTTAGATGCGGTATGCGAGCTGGACTTCGCACTCGATACGCCTAAAGCGAGCGCCATTATTACCGAAGTGGGTGAGTCAAACATCATATTGCAGTTTCAAGTTTGGGTCGATCAAACCGAGACTGACTTTAGCAAAGCACGCAGTATCGGCATACGTGAAGTGAAACATGCGCTAGAAAATCATGGCTTTAGCTTGCCTGAGCCTATCTATCGACTACGCTTTGAAGATGACGTTGAAGACGCGATTAAGCAATTTAATGATGATATTTATAATGATCTCAACCCATCTACTGAGACCACGCAAGCCAGTGAGACAAGTAAACCTGTCAAAGTGGTTAAGCCAAGTGATGAGCTGCAAAAAGCACGTGCCAAACAGCGTGCTCAGCAGATTTTGGCCAAAGCAGATCCAGACGAAATTCTAGATACGCGTCCTGATCCTAAGCTGATGCAAAAGGTGGAAGAAGAAATTCAAGACACTTCAGGCGACACCGACTTACTGAGTCACGACAGTCCTCAGGAGTAA
- the nqrE gene encoding NADH:ubiquinone reductase (Na(+)-transporting) subunit E codes for MGHYVSLFITSVFIENMALAYFLGMCTFLAVSKKVSTAIGLGVAVIVVMAITVPLNNLLFQFILKDGALAWAGFPEMDLSFLGLLSYIALIAATVQILEMFLDKFVPALYNALGVFLPLITVNCAIMGGVLFMVERDYNFTESLTYGVGAGFGWALAITLLAGIREKLKYSDVPAPLRGLGITFITVGLMSLGFMSFGGMSI; via the coding sequence ATGGGACACTATGTCAGTCTATTTATCACGTCTGTTTTTATTGAAAACATGGCGTTAGCCTATTTCCTAGGCATGTGTACCTTCTTAGCCGTTTCTAAAAAGGTATCAACTGCAATCGGCCTTGGCGTCGCAGTTATCGTGGTTATGGCCATTACTGTACCGCTTAACAACCTGTTATTTCAGTTCATTTTGAAAGACGGTGCGTTAGCATGGGCAGGCTTCCCAGAAATGGATCTAAGCTTCTTAGGCTTATTGAGCTACATCGCTTTGATTGCAGCAACGGTTCAAATCTTAGAGATGTTCTTAGATAAATTCGTGCCTGCACTATACAACGCGCTAGGCGTGTTCTTACCACTAATTACCGTAAACTGTGCCATCATGGGTGGTGTATTATTCATGGTTGAGCGTGATTACAACTTCACTGAATCATTAACTTATGGTGTTGGTGCTGGTTTTGGTTGGGCACTAGCGATTACGCTACTTGCAGGTATTCGTGAAAAGTTAAAGTACTCAGACGTCCCTGCCCCACTACGTGGCCTGGGTATTACTTTCATTACTGTCGGATTGATGTCGCTTGGATTTATGTCATTTGGTGGCATGTCAATTTAA
- a CDS encoding MBL fold metallo-hydrolase has translation MSFLQKSVVAAAGLALSMFASAASDTGVSVDKSKIGPRAVVSDFTQGMCDDAAPTLVHLKDNLYRHTNGKGLAVHSGIVMITDEGALVVDGGATCAAEWLSAEIEKRFNVPVVYNVLTHAHADHMAGSQVFQKQGAIVVANKRAIEPIIGEKLPYAVPDRVFDEDMTITLGGETVELHRVEPSHSDSMTMVLFPRQKALQCTDVCQNKTMPYNDFLDFYYPGWIETLDWVIEQDVDIIDIGHYTPATKAEQAALREYMVDLHQQVLDLTRQGQTWDQLYRNVKFSPEVQEWTNFSNMKTLNVLGMHRWVLNHRRGAW, from the coding sequence ATGAGCTTTCTTCAAAAATCTGTCGTCGCCGCTGCAGGACTGGCACTATCCATGTTCGCCTCAGCCGCTTCTGACACAGGTGTGAGTGTTGATAAATCCAAAATTGGTCCTAGAGCTGTCGTGTCTGACTTCACGCAAGGTATGTGTGATGATGCCGCCCCAACCTTGGTACATTTAAAAGACAATTTATATCGTCATACCAATGGTAAAGGTTTAGCGGTACACAGTGGTATCGTTATGATTACTGATGAAGGTGCTTTAGTGGTCGATGGCGGGGCAACTTGCGCCGCAGAGTGGTTGAGTGCTGAGATCGAAAAGCGCTTTAATGTGCCCGTGGTTTATAACGTCTTGACTCATGCTCATGCCGATCATATGGCCGGCAGCCAAGTGTTCCAAAAGCAAGGCGCTATCGTCGTTGCTAATAAGCGCGCTATTGAGCCTATCATCGGTGAAAAACTACCGTACGCCGTACCAGATAGAGTGTTTGATGAAGACATGACCATTACCTTAGGTGGTGAAACGGTCGAGTTGCATCGTGTAGAGCCTAGCCATTCAGACAGCATGACTATGGTATTGTTCCCACGCCAAAAGGCACTGCAATGTACCGATGTGTGTCAGAACAAAACCATGCCATACAATGACTTTTTAGATTTTTATTATCCAGGTTGGATTGAGACGCTAGATTGGGTTATTGAACAAGACGTCGATATTATTGATATCGGTCACTACACGCCGGCCACTAAGGCAGAGCAAGCAGCGTTACGTGAATATATGGTTGACTTGCATCAGCAAGTGCTTGATTTAACTCGCCAAGGTCAAACTTGGGACCAGTTATATCGCAATGTGAAGTTTAGTCCAGAAGTACAAGAGTGGACTAACTTTAGTAATATGAAAACCTTAAACGTGCTGGGTATGCATCGCTGGGTTCTAAACCATCGCCGTGGCGCTTGGTAA
- a CDS encoding NADH:ubiquinone reductase (Na(+)-transporting) subunit D: protein MATDTKKILTTPIFDNNPIALQILGICSALAVTTSVKNALVMCIALTLVTAFSSFFISTIRNRIPSSIRIIVQMTIIASLVIVVDQILKAVAYDVSKSLSVFVGLIITNCIVMGRAEAFAMSNPPIPSFMDGIGNGLGYSAVLLFVATIRELLGNGSILGFTLLNPVTDGGWYVPNGLLLLPPSAFFIIGLFIAVIRTWKPEQVEEAEFVMKPQSKGMAHGGGH from the coding sequence ATGGCAACAGATACTAAAAAAATCTTAACCACGCCGATTTTTGACAACAACCCGATTGCTTTACAGATTTTGGGTATTTGTTCGGCACTGGCGGTTACAACCAGCGTAAAAAACGCGCTAGTGATGTGTATTGCACTGACCTTAGTAACTGCATTTTCAAGCTTTTTTATCTCAACAATTCGTAATCGAATTCCATCAAGTATTCGTATTATTGTGCAAATGACCATTATTGCTTCATTAGTAATCGTGGTTGACCAAATCCTAAAGGCGGTCGCTTATGACGTCAGTAAATCTCTATCGGTATTCGTTGGTCTGATTATTACCAACTGTATCGTTATGGGTCGTGCTGAAGCCTTTGCGATGAGTAACCCACCGATTCCAAGCTTTATGGATGGTATTGGTAACGGTCTAGGCTATTCAGCGGTATTACTATTTGTTGCCACAATTCGTGAACTACTGGGTAACGGTAGCATCTTAGGGTTTACTTTATTAAACCCAGTAACGGATGGCGGCTGGTACGTGCCAAATGGCTTATTATTATTACCGCCTTCAGCTTTCTTTATCATTGGTTTGTTTATTGCCGTTATTCGTACTTGGAAACCAGAGCAAGTTGAAGAAGCTGAGTTCGTTATGAAGCCTCAATCTAAAGGCATGGCTCATGGAGGAGGACACTAA
- a CDS encoding Na(+)-translocating NADH-quinone reductase subunit C: MSQQTKKSNSNMTTIMVALVLCLVCSVLVSAVAVGLKPAQVDNQLLDRNKNILVAAGLFDPATDTNEDVQSRFDDFEIKLVDLEKGEYATEDQLATAGIEDVNAYDANQASKNKALSIDLGNDDPASIGAVPKFAKVYVKNDADGKPELMVLPVHGYGLWGTIYGFLTLEGDLNTVKGISWYEHKETPGLGARIEEPKWRAQWEGIHAYDENGEVATGVTKAGQSRDNWVDGISGATLTSVGVRNLIQFWLGERGYKPFLDNLRGGTPDSDANAQTQTTTGEEA; this comes from the coding sequence ATGTCCCAGCAGACTAAGAAAAGTAATTCAAATATGACCACCATTATGGTGGCACTGGTCTTATGTTTGGTATGTTCTGTACTGGTATCCGCCGTTGCAGTAGGCTTAAAGCCTGCACAAGTTGACAACCAACTGTTAGACCGTAACAAAAACATCTTGGTAGCCGCCGGTCTTTTTGATCCTGCGACAGATACCAACGAAGATGTTCAATCACGTTTCGATGACTTTGAGATTAAGTTGGTTGACCTTGAAAAAGGCGAATATGCCACTGAAGATCAGCTAGCGACAGCAGGCATCGAAGATGTTAACGCTTATGATGCAAACCAAGCATCAAAAAACAAAGCTTTAAGCATTGACTTAGGTAATGACGACCCAGCAAGTATTGGTGCCGTTCCTAAATTTGCAAAAGTTTATGTTAAAAATGATGCCGATGGTAAACCAGAGCTAATGGTACTTCCAGTACATGGTTACGGCCTATGGGGTACTATCTATGGCTTCTTAACCCTAGAAGGTGACCTAAATACTGTTAAAGGTATTAGTTGGTACGAGCACAAAGAAACACCAGGCCTAGGGGCACGCATTGAAGAACCAAAATGGCGTGCACAATGGGAAGGTATCCATGCATATGATGAAAATGGTGAGGTTGCAACAGGTGTAACCAAAGCCGGTCAAAGCCGTGACAACTGGGTTGACGGTATTAGCGGTGCAACACTGACCAGTGTTGGCGTAAGAAACCTTATCCAGTTCTGGCTTGGCGAGCGCGGATACAAGCCATTTTTAGATAATTTACGTGGTGGCACTCCTGATAGCGATGCTAACGCTCAAACTCAAACCACTACGGGCGAGGAGGCATAA
- a CDS encoding alpha-hydroxy-acid oxidizing protein: MSTSALTKKSISRRKLLSAAGVSLGATTLPLMSTQVFAAANDAKRPPVPYRASTAEQKLTVVSLDRLEVEARGAIPKAGYEFVSGAAGDEWTLRENRRAFNDYRIAAKRLVGLTSNDINIKTRLLGLNLNSPIMVAPMGAHAMVHERAEQDTARGAGLAKTLYCSSGASNATLEEIAKATTGPKWFQLYYNNDEAVTRALLTRAKESGYSAIILTADALGPGQPDEFKAMGSPFRPDKNFGNHDPKKGGFGNFFDQKTSLTTADIQFIKRFTGLPVIVKGVLRADDADKFIRAGADAIQVSNHGGRQIDGVPASITALPAIAKVVNKRVPIILDGGIRRGIDIVRAVAMGADAVAVGRPVLYGLALGGAQGVQSVIEFLEQDLKTAMLLTGAAKLSDLDGSYIDIVGENEKYDTYNG; encoded by the coding sequence ATGAGCACATCAGCATTAACCAAAAAAAGCATTTCTAGACGTAAATTACTAAGTGCCGCTGGTGTCAGTCTTGGTGCGACCACCTTGCCATTAATGAGCACTCAAGTATTTGCCGCAGCCAATGATGCCAAAAGACCGCCGGTTCCTTACCGTGCCAGTACGGCAGAGCAAAAGCTGACTGTGGTTAGTCTGGATCGTCTTGAAGTAGAAGCACGCGGTGCAATTCCAAAAGCTGGCTATGAGTTTGTCTCTGGCGCGGCTGGTGATGAGTGGACACTGCGTGAAAACCGCCGTGCCTTTAATGACTATCGTATTGCTGCCAAACGCTTGGTTGGTTTAACCAGCAATGACATTAATATCAAAACCCGCCTATTGGGTTTAAACTTAAACTCACCGATTATGGTTGCACCAATGGGTGCCCACGCTATGGTTCATGAGCGTGCTGAGCAAGATACTGCGCGTGGTGCAGGCCTTGCCAAAACCCTGTATTGTTCATCAGGCGCTTCTAACGCAACTTTAGAAGAAATCGCGAAAGCTACCACTGGGCCAAAATGGTTCCAGCTGTACTATAACAATGATGAAGCCGTGACTCGTGCACTACTAACCCGTGCCAAAGAGTCTGGTTATTCAGCCATTATCTTAACCGCTGATGCGTTAGGCCCAGGTCAGCCTGATGAATTTAAAGCCATGGGCAGCCCTTTCCGCCCAGACAAAAACTTTGGTAACCATGACCCTAAAAAAGGCGGTTTTGGTAACTTCTTTGATCAAAAAACATCATTAACCACCGCAGACATTCAATTCATTAAGCGTTTTACTGGTCTACCGGTTATTGTTAAAGGTGTATTGCGTGCTGATGATGCGGATAAATTCATCCGTGCAGGTGCCGATGCCATTCAAGTATCTAACCATGGCGGTCGTCAAATCGATGGTGTGCCTGCCAGTATTACCGCGCTTCCAGCCATTGCTAAAGTAGTTAATAAACGTGTGCCTATTATCTTAGACGGCGGTATTCGTCGTGGTATCGATATCGTGCGTGCGGTGGCTATGGGTGCAGATGCGGTTGCGGTTGGTCGTCCAGTATTATATGGTCTAGCATTAGGCGGCGCGCAAGGCGTACAGTCTGTGATTGAGTTTTTAGAGCAAGATTTAAAAACTGCAATGTTATTAACTGGTGCTGCTAAACTGTCAGATCTTGACGGCAGCTATATCGATATCGTTGGTGAAAATGAGAAATACGACACTTACAATGGCTAG
- the hisA gene encoding 1-(5-phosphoribosyl)-5-[(5-phosphoribosylamino)methylideneamino]imidazole-4-carboxamide isomerase, with protein MHTQSDVNVTAPLLIPAIDLKDGKCVRLKQGRMEDDTVFSDDPVAMATRWVNEGARRLHLVDLNGAFDGVPVHKNVVMEIAKAHPNLPVQLGGGVRSLQTIEHYLDAGLTYIIIGTKAVEEPEFVEQACREFAGHIIVGIDAKDGMVATHGWANVTDVKATELAKHFADAGVSSVVYTDIARDGMMQGVNVEQTVNLAKVGGIPVIASGGVTDMKDIELLKPYGEYLEGIITGRAIYEGTLDMGEAQSYLDR; from the coding sequence ATGCACACCCAATCTGATGTTAATGTCACAGCGCCGCTACTTATCCCAGCGATTGATCTAAAAGATGGCAAATGTGTTCGCCTGAAACAAGGTCGTATGGAGGATGATACGGTGTTTTCAGATGACCCTGTAGCTATGGCAACGCGCTGGGTTAATGAAGGGGCGCGCCGTTTACACTTAGTGGATTTAAACGGTGCCTTTGATGGCGTACCGGTTCATAAAAATGTGGTGATGGAGATTGCCAAAGCCCATCCTAATCTGCCAGTACAATTAGGCGGTGGTGTGCGCAGTTTACAGACCATTGAGCATTATCTAGATGCCGGCTTAACCTACATTATTATTGGTACTAAAGCGGTTGAAGAGCCTGAGTTCGTTGAGCAGGCGTGTCGTGAGTTTGCTGGTCATATCATCGTTGGTATTGATGCCAAAGACGGTATGGTTGCGACCCATGGCTGGGCCAATGTGACTGATGTTAAGGCCACAGAGCTTGCCAAACACTTTGCCGATGCTGGTGTGTCGTCAGTTGTTTATACCGATATCGCCCGTGATGGCATGATGCAAGGGGTGAACGTTGAGCAAACAGTCAACTTGGCCAAAGTAGGCGGTATCCCTGTAATTGCCTCAGGCGGTGTGACCGACATGAAAGACATTGAGCTGTTAAAACCTTACGGTGAGTATCTAGAGGGTATTATCACCGGCCGTGCTATTTATGAAGGCACTTTAGATATGGGTGAGGCGCAGTCCTATTTAGACCGCTAA
- a CDS encoding NADH:ubiquinone reductase (Na(+)-transporting) subunit B, with the protein MKFLHNIFDRLEPNFTKGGKYEKYYAVFEMFDTFLRQPSSTTHSAAHVRDGIDLKRIMIMVWLCTFPAMFWGMYNVGHQALTAMAQLGLQPEGWRTVITGMAGYDPNSIWAAFVYGAMQFLPIYIVTFAVGILWEIIFAVVRGHEVNEGFFVTSVLFALCLPPDIPLWQVALGISFGVVVAKEVFGGTGKNFLNPALSGRAFLYFAYPAYMSGDTVWTAVDGFSGATPLGLSAIGVTPDQFTDAYGSAITWMDAFLGNMQGSIGEVSTLAILIGMVFLIWGRIASWRIIAGCVVGLIATSMVFNLFGSESDNLMMSLPWYWHLVLGGFAFGAVFMATDPVSAAQTNKGRWAYGILIGFMTVLIRVINPAFPEGIMLAILFANLFAPLFDYFVTQANIKRQTARRMRHVPAD; encoded by the coding sequence ATGAAATTTTTACATAATATCTTTGACCGCTTAGAGCCAAACTTTACCAAAGGCGGCAAATACGAGAAGTACTACGCTGTATTTGAGATGTTTGATACTTTCTTACGTCAGCCAAGCAGTACAACTCACTCAGCAGCGCACGTGCGTGACGGTATTGACCTTAAGCGCATTATGATTATGGTCTGGCTATGTACTTTCCCTGCTATGTTCTGGGGTATGTACAACGTTGGCCATCAAGCACTGACTGCTATGGCCCAATTAGGCCTACAGCCTGAAGGTTGGCGCACTGTTATTACCGGTATGGCCGGCTACGATCCAAATAGCATTTGGGCCGCTTTCGTATACGGTGCGATGCAGTTTTTACCGATTTATATTGTCACATTCGCAGTGGGTATCCTTTGGGAAATCATTTTCGCTGTGGTTCGTGGCCATGAAGTAAACGAAGGTTTCTTCGTTACCTCAGTACTATTCGCACTTTGTCTACCACCTGATATCCCATTATGGCAAGTTGCCTTAGGTATCAGCTTCGGTGTTGTGGTTGCCAAAGAAGTATTCGGTGGTACTGGTAAGAACTTCTTGAACCCTGCCCTATCTGGCCGTGCTTTCTTATACTTTGCTTACCCAGCTTATATGTCTGGTGACACAGTTTGGACAGCGGTTGATGGCTTCTCTGGTGCAACTCCACTTGGCCTATCAGCGATTGGTGTGACACCGGATCAGTTTACTGATGCTTACGGCTCTGCCATCACTTGGATGGATGCTTTCTTAGGCAACATGCAAGGCAGTATCGGTGAAGTATCTACTTTAGCTATCTTAATTGGTATGGTGTTCTTAATCTGGGGACGCATTGCCTCATGGCGTATTATTGCCGGCTGTGTGGTTGGTCTAATCGCAACCTCAATGGTATTTAACCTATTTGGTTCTGAAAGCGACAACCTAATGATGAGCCTACCTTGGTACTGGCACTTAGTATTGGGTGGTTTTGCGTTCGGTGCTGTCTTTATGGCAACCGACCCTGTATCAGCTGCTCAAACTAACAAAGGCCGTTGGGCTTATGGTATTTTGATTGGCTTTATGACTGTTTTGATCCGTGTGATCAACCCAGCATTCCCTGAAGGCATTATGCTAGCCATCTTATTTGCTAACTTGTTTGCTCCTTTATTCGACTACTTTGTCACTCAAGCAAACATCAAACGTCAAACGGCTCGGAGGATGCGTCATGTCCCAGCAGACTAA
- a CDS encoding Na(+)-translocating NADH-quinone reductase subunit A has protein sequence MITIKKGLDLPIAGAPSSEITQHSPKHIALIGYDYVGMKPTMNVKVGDVVTKGQPVYEDKKRVGVIYTAPASGKVVAVNRGERRVFESLVIEVDPNGSDANEITFNKYASSELAGLDSEAVEAQLIKSGEWTAFRTRPYSRTPDIGTRPQAIFVTAMDTNPLAYDPMLLIQQEQQAFDDGLAVLSTLSPKTYVCHHGNAKLPKTTNTAAGNTTVYEAFAGKHPAGLAGTHIHFLHPISRDVTVWTIGFQDVIAIGKLFTTGSIYTRRLISLAGPAVSNPRLIVTDRGADLTELTQGELIGNDYRIITGSVLAGRKTIESTAYLGRFHNQVSVLDEGRERPAFHFFSLGFNRFSKLPIYISQFFKDRKYNFTTSTNGSPRAMVPIGVFEEVMPQDYLPTQLLRALIVEDIVSAVDLGALELDEEDLALCTFVSPGKYEFGDILRDNLTRIELEG, from the coding sequence ATGATTACCATCAAAAAGGGGCTTGATTTGCCCATTGCTGGCGCACCCAGCAGTGAAATCACCCAGCATTCGCCAAAGCACATTGCGCTCATCGGCTATGATTATGTCGGCATGAAGCCTACTATGAATGTCAAAGTCGGTGATGTTGTCACGAAGGGCCAACCCGTTTATGAAGACAAAAAACGCGTTGGTGTTATCTACACCGCACCTGCCTCGGGCAAGGTAGTGGCTGTTAATCGTGGCGAGCGTCGTGTTTTTGAAAGCTTGGTTATTGAGGTGGATCCCAATGGTTCTGATGCCAATGAGATCACGTTCAATAAGTATGCTTCAAGCGAGTTAGCTGGTTTAGATTCTGAAGCTGTTGAAGCGCAATTAATCAAATCTGGTGAATGGACGGCATTTCGTACGCGTCCTTACAGCCGTACGCCTGATATAGGTACTCGCCCACAAGCCATCTTCGTTACGGCCATGGATACCAATCCTTTGGCTTATGACCCAATGCTGCTGATTCAACAAGAACAACAAGCATTTGATGACGGCCTTGCTGTGCTATCTACCTTATCGCCAAAGACTTATGTCTGCCATCATGGCAATGCGAAACTGCCTAAAACCACAAACACTGCGGCTGGCAATACCACCGTATACGAAGCGTTTGCAGGCAAACACCCTGCCGGTCTAGCGGGTACTCACATTCACTTCTTACATCCTATCAGCCGTGACGTCACGGTATGGACCATTGGATTCCAAGACGTGATTGCGATTGGTAAATTATTTACCACAGGTAGCATTTATACCCGTCGTTTAATCAGCTTAGCAGGTCCTGCTGTCTCTAACCCACGCTTAATCGTTACCGATCGTGGTGCTGATTTAACCGAGTTGACTCAAGGTGAGCTGATTGGCAATGACTACCGTATCATTACCGGTTCGGTACTTGCTGGTCGTAAAACCATTGAAAGCACTGCCTATCTTGGTCGCTTCCATAACCAAGTCAGCGTATTAGATGAAGGTCGTGAGCGTCCAGCGTTCCACTTCTTTAGCTTAGGCTTCAATCGCTTTTCAAAACTGCCTATTTATATTTCACAGTTTTTTAAAGACAGAAAATACAACTTCACCACGTCTACTAATGGCTCTCCTCGTGCAATGGTACCTATCGGTGTCTTTGAGGAAGTCATGCCACAAGACTATTTGCCAACCCAATTATTACGTGCCTTAATTGTTGAAGATATTGTTTCAGCAGTTGATCTGGGTGCATTAGAGCTAGATGAAGAAGACTTGGCACTATGTACCTTTGTCTCTCCTGGCAAATACGAGTTTGGCGACATCCTGCGTGATAACTTAACTCGCATTGAGCTGGAGGGCTAA